ACCCAAAGACATCGATCAGTGGCTCGTCGATAAGCAGCGGGAAACCGGACACTACTACCGGCTGATGGTCGAGCACGTGAAAAAAGTGCTCGCCGACCCGAAGCGCGTGGTGCCGAATTACGACGCAACACAGGGCTACGAGTTGGCGGGTTTCGTATGGCTGCAAGGTTGGAACGACATGGTGGACGGACACACGTATCCCGCGCACGGCAAGCCCGGCCGCTTCGACGTCTACAGCGAATTGCTAGCGCACTTCATCCGCGATGTGCGGCGCGACGTGGGTGCGCCGAAGATGCCGTTCGTCATCGGCGTGATGGGGGTCGACGGCGCGAAGGCGAATCCCGATATCGTGGAGTTTCGCAAGGCAATGTCGGCCCCGGCGGCGCTGCCGGAATTTCAAGGCAACGTGGTCGCCGTGCAGACCGCGCCGTTCTGGTCGGAGGAGCTCGGCGACATCGACAAGAAGTACGGAGAGGTGCGGCAGATGCGCCACTACCTCGACTCGAAGCATAAAAACTATGCCAACGCCGAGGGCAAGATGACGGATGAGCAGAAGCGCGAACACATGAAGAAGTTCGAGGCCGAGCTGATCTCACCGGCCGAAGTCGCGCTATGGAAACGGGGAGCTTCCAATGCCGGTTACCACTACCTCGGCTGCGCGAAGACTTTCGCCCTGATGGGCCGCGCATTCGCCGAGGCCACGCGCTCGATGATGAACGACCGGCAATCGCGCTGAGGAATCATTCACTAAGCCCATTCGCAGAATAGGTTCGCTCACCATGAAGATCGCACGCATCTTTGCTCATCGTGTCG
The Planctomycetia bacterium genome window above contains:
- a CDS encoding sialate O-acetylesterase, which translates into the protein MKRMPKLTYSLFVFLVAAIPAATQAKPLRVFILAGQSNMEGHAKIDTFDYIGDDPATAPLLKQMRGADGKPSVCDHVWISYFTGSGENNGEGFGKLTAGYGSRQKPDQDGGKIGPEFTFGLTLDKALDEPVLIIKTAWGGKSLHTDFRPPSAGPYQLNDYQKKLYYGPPGHGIPKDIDQWLVDKQRETGHYYRLMVEHVKKVLADPKRVVPNYDATQGYELAGFVWLQGWNDMVDGHTYPAHGKPGRFDVYSELLAHFIRDVRRDVGAPKMPFVIGVMGVDGAKANPDIVEFRKAMSAPAALPEFQGNVVAVQTAPFWSEELGDIDKKYGEVRQMRHYLDSKHKNYANAEGKMTDEQKREHMKKFEAELISPAEVALWKRGASNAGYHYLGCAKTFALMGRAFAEATRSMMNDRQSR